A stretch of DNA from Pseudoliparis swirei isolate HS2019 ecotype Mariana Trench chromosome 5, NWPU_hadal_v1, whole genome shotgun sequence:
CCTCTTTTGAGGTACTGGGTTGATGAAAGTGGACATAAAGGAGAAAAGATCGGACCTATAACTTAACACTCTATTGCACCTTTTTCAAAGAAATGTACAGCAACACATTTTCCAGTCTAGGAAATGGGTTAATTATTGGTGTTAAAGAGGTGCAGCATCGGTGCAGGAGAGCCGGGACCCTCAGCAAGACCTCTGCTCCTAAAGTggagtatattttctttttaaaacatggcaatttgagaaaaaaagaaaaaagatatatataataaatggagaagagagagagagagaaaattccACTTATTAGTTTACAATAGGATTTCACATTGATGTGAACCGGATCTTTAGCATATTAACTGACATAAAAACCTTAAGATGTTTTGTGAAACGTGTCAAAAAATTCCAACTTATAAGCTATAAGTTATAGATAAAAGGCAGAAAAGTCAAACGTGTACTGCCTCGAGTGATTCACGAGTTATACACAATGCAAAAACCCAGctgaataaaaaagaagacaCGAGGCATCACGGTGTTTTCTCTACAGTGAAAAAACTCAAACAAATTCCTTGAAGTTCTTCCAAAAAGACTGTGTGGGTATGCCAGGCAAACAAAAAAGGTCACGGTACCAGGGCACATTGTTCCACGTCTCACATGTACGCTCACACTCTCCTTCTATTTTCTGTCTCTATGTATTCCTGCTCAGGGCCATGGAGGATTGAGCACACACTAGTGATCGGTAGGGAAACACCCAGTTAAAATTGGCAATCTACACGCTAGTAGGCAAAACTCTTTTACACCGAGAGGTCCATTTGGAGTTTTCATTCCACCAGAGCTGCATGTCTGTGGACAGCAGATGGGAAAGCATAGTTTCCAGAGGAAGAATCATGCAAAATCCacacagagacccccccccccacccccgattCCCTATGAATGAATAAATCTGCTGCTGGGATAAAATACCACCGCAATCAGCCGTCCAGTCTCCTCTAAATGTCAAGCTCATTGTTTAATTAACCCCTGCTTGAACCTCATCATCCCATTCGAGGTGTTAATGAAGGGGAACGGCGCGGACACTCGAGCAATCAATCAGCTGTTAGGCTTCACACTGAGTCGCAGACGGTCCTCACACACCTACTCTGGTGGGGAAGATGTCCTCGTTGTTGATGAGCGACTCGATCCAGTCCATCAGCAGGTTCATGTACTTGAGAGCGGGCAACTTGGTGGGTTTCTTGTATTCGTCGCCGTCCTGCCACCTGTACTCGTACCTCAGCCCGCCGGACATGATGGGACACGTGCGCTCGGAGCAGTACTCGCTCACCGTGCCGTAGATCAAGTTGATCCTGTTGAAGAAATCGACCACGTGAACAGCGATCCAGTCCTTGATGTACTCCCCCTCCGGCAGCTGAACCACTTTCCTCAGGTCCAAGCCGGACTTGAGCGAGGCCTGGGCCTTCTTGTAGAGTTCAAAGCGCTGGGTGCCCGGTTCGAACCGCTTCTTGGGCCTGAACGTTTTGTCTTTGCTGAAGACTTGTCCGAGACACAACGCCATGGACTCAGCCGTGTGATAGGGGGAGAACACGCTCTCCAGAATAGTAATTAGTTTTGACTTTGATGAGGCGTGACCTTCCTCAGAGACGGCACCAGGTGGGTTTTCAGTTTGGAAAtcgggtcggggggggggggggggggggggtcggcctCTCGTCGTATCGAGATTGCAGCGATCTCTTGTTTCCAGATGGCGGGGTGTTTCtacagtgaagaagaagaagaagaagaagtcagaggatctttttttttccttttcaatcCACTGCTTTGAGCCAGAATGACTAAACATGTAAAGGTAACATCAACCAAACGTATAAAAACCATTCATATCAGTATCAGATTGTTCTCACACTTTGAAGTAGGCATGATATTTCAATACACAAGTCAGAAATGTTCAAGAACAAGAAATAGATCATTAATTAAACTCATGTCGGCCAAAGTAAGTCAAACTGTACATCCCTCAGAACTaataacgtgacttcatcccaAAGATGCTCCATTAGTGTGACCGAGATGACCTTTTCATAAGATCTTCAGAGGCACACACTGATAAAAATAGCAACAGGTTCAAGTCAGTTGTGGCAAAGTTGTGGCAAAGTTCAGGCCACTAAAGTCAAGCATGATTGAGTAAATGAATGGCATGCTGTGTATCGCTCACTGGCGCTGTGACGGTTGAAGTTTGGTTTAAATACTCATTTCTGGGAAATTAATCTTTGGATGTGATACACAAGCAATACATTATTGACATATGATTATCTTTtttgatattaaaaaaaaactttattcaaCCCATTTTTAACCACGTGACCCAGTGAgatcaactttctttttttacaagagTCAAAATATCAAAATATCTGCATATGACGGGTGCCAAGCGATTAACGTAGCATCTCACTTATAAGAGTATAAACATCAGGAGGGACCAGTTCCAATTGCACGTCTATGTTTCCCAGTTTACATATCTTGTGATCTCAGACTATACATAAAGTGAGATTTCTGGGCAATCACACAGCGCTATTAATACACACCGATCCGGAGCATGCCCTCACTGACCTGTTATGTGATCCATAACCTTCATTATCACGGCAATAAACCACAATGTCCCTCCTTTGAATATTAACTACATACTATAGGTTATCATAGGAAAAAGAGGTGGGCGGATAAATAAATTTGCTAATTAGTTACACTCCCCCGAGTTGTGTGTTTCCACCCAGTAATGTGGAAGACTGAAGCATATATTTGACACCGCAGTCACATTCAAGTGACTGCGGTTGCAACATGATCCTGAATCCACATTTGTGTCCCATTCTGAACTGCCCGTCTCCACGTTTCCTGCGGTTGTTTCTCTGTGACTCCTATAAGCAGaaggtttttattttggttttcctCCCCACATTATCATCTGTGCTCACATTAGAGGCCGGGCCCTGTGGTTTTACTGTGAACTTCTGTTGAACCAGAGCctcatttaaaaagaatacacacacatatggattcTGTTCAGCATTATTGCTCAAACATCGATGATTTGAAATGCATTATACAGCATTTGTCATATGAGAAGGGCACTTTTTCTTTCCACTAGCTTTCACAGTCTGCCTGATCTTACAACTCACCACTGGGGGAGCTTGAATACGTGGTCACGAGATCGTTCTTACTGCGTAATGTATAATGTGTCCAAAACAAAAAGGTCTTTTCTAAGGAACAGCGCGCCATTCAGATCTCCATTCAGAAAAAAACACGACCTCGGCCCAATATTGACACTTGGACCACTCTTTATCGTGAAGCCAGGGATGCTTTTAGCAAAGTGGCAGCATTGAGGAACTTTTTTTAGTGTTGATCCCTCGCGTGCCTCAGCAGCCTCGGAATGAAGCGTGTCTGATCACGCACTGTTGGCACACTTTAAAGGTCTCTGCGCACTTCTGCCTTCTGACGGCTGCAGacgagcaacaaaaaaacaactcccTACACACCCAACACAAGCACAAATAAGAGAGGAAAAACTAATTACAAGAAAAGGAAACAAACGAAGAGGGGGATCAAAAAGCGAGAGATTGATGCatttgaggggagggggggaggggggctctcCGCACCGTACCTGTCTGCAATCCTTGCCGTGGAGGAATGCGGTGGGAAGTTGTGAGAAAAGTTCAGGGAGGATTCAggcgtccttttttttttttttttactcccccGGTGGAGGACGGATCCAGCTGCTCGGCCCCCTCTCGCTCCTCTGGATCCGCTGCCTCAGACCGAGAAGAGGCTCCGAGAAGTGACTTCAACTGCGCCCAGCAGCGGCAGCGCAGACAGCGcagcgaagagagagagaaaaaagttgTTTGGCTTCTCTTCCTGCGGATGATGTCACATCCTGACTCTGTccgtctgtgcgtgtgtgcgtgcgtgcgtgtgcgcgcgcgtgtgtgtgcgtggaagACCTATAAATTGAAAGAGTAGAAGGGCTGAAAAAGGCCTTTCTAAACcccccctcagccccccccctcccctctgttttccatttcttccctctcttctcatcCTGTAGCAGAGCAGTCAGCCCACTAGTCCAGCCCTCTGGTAAAGGTCCTGAGAAAGCAACCCCTCCTCTTAAGCCACATTTATAGGACAGAAGGAGCCGAATGATCCCACAAACATTTCTGGACGTTTGGCAGTGGTGctgctgttcttttttttcattttattctctttttctctcaataACATATCATTTAAATTCTTGGACTTTTTAAGATATGAACTCAGAGCTCAACCGTAAATAGAAAAAATGCTATAGTCTCCAACccccaaagaaacacacacacaaaacacactgcATTCAAATCATGAAGCAACAGGGCATGTTTGACTGAGTCAGCCTGTGTCCCGGGGCCCTCAGGGGCCGAGTGTTCTCTTGGGAGCGCTGCCCTGACTGTTGGCTTTGTCTGGAAGGTGAATGGGTGCCACTAAAAGGAGCAGGGTGTCTGTTTCTCTGCTGCGTCATGTCACCCAACCTGGAAAGAAGAAGCGGCCTCCTCTTTGTCATCGGAGTCCCTCCAGAATGACGCGATTCACATCTTCTCAACTGGGCAGCAACGAGATCAGAAGTCGGCAGACAGACAGCTAGAGTTAGACGTGTGATGCCGTGTTCCTTGTTCAGGATTACGATAGCGTCacagtgtgcagtgtgtgttcggATCTAAACATCCCCACAGTGTTTCACTGAGCTGCAGCAATCAAGTCAGCGAGTTGAATTGAGGTGGTGTCATTCCCATTGTTGGGGACCGGGGTCCTCCATGTAGCAACAGGTTCAAGAGTACAAGTACTGCGGCAACGGAGTGCAGTTagcatctaaccagaagtgcaaagcAGAAGAGTGCAGAGTATCTGTATAATGgtattataaatatagataaataggAGATATACAGTATGATATAAGCTATAAGTGGTATGAACAGTAAGAACATGAGCAGCAATAATGGTGATTAGTGGAGATGTGATAtagatacaggactgtctcagaaaattagaatattttgataaagttctttattttctgtaatgcaattaaaaaaacaaaaatgtcatgcattctggattcattacaaatcaactgaaatattgcaagccttttaattttttttatattgctgattatggcttacagcttaagaaaactctaaaatcctatctcataaaatgttaatatttcctcagaccaagtaaaaaaaaagatttataacagctgagtgtttgtcaaggctcaggaaacccttgcaggtgtttcgagttaattagacaattcaagtgatttgtttaataccctactagtatactttttcatgatattctaatatttagagataggatatttgagttttcttaagctgtaaaccataatcagcaataaatcagaataaaaggcttgcaatatttcagttgatttgtaatgaatccagaatgcatgacatttttgtttttttaattgcattacagaaaataaagaacttcatcacaatattctaattttctgagacagtcctgtatatgtaaagTGCAGGTGAAGTACAGGTGAAGGTGGCAGTAGaagttataaagttataaatGAGGTAGGAGACATGATGTGATATAAATACCATGAATATGAAATGAGATATTATTGGATTTAAGACACATTTAACCGTAGCAGGTTCATATTATTAGTTCATAGATTTGATTGCATGTGGCtaattttttttggtaaaatttATACCTGACTATATATGGAGCTAAACATGTATGCAACAAAGATTTGACCTGTGACCTAAAtgcatgattaccttcgcattgaaaatgcggaaggtaatgttttgatcgccgtgtatttatttatttatttatttgtatgcgtgttattcgcataagtaaaaaagtattaaaccgaatcgcatgaaatttggtgggatgattggttattatccggggaccatttgattagattttgggatcgatcgggtcaaaggtcaaggtcatgaaaaaggtcaaaatcttcttgaatcgcatgaaatttggtgggatgattagttatta
This window harbors:
- the mob3c gene encoding MOB kinase activator 3C, producing the protein MALCLGQVFSKDKTFRPKKRFEPGTQRFELYKKAQASLKSGLDLRKVVQLPEGEYIKDWIAVHVVDFFNRINLIYGTVSEYCSERTCPIMSGGLRYEYRWQDGDEYKKPTKLPALKYMNLLMDWIESLINNEDIFPTRVGVPFPKNFQQVCKKILSRLFRVFVHVYIHHFDSICSMGAEAHINTCYKHYYYFISEFNLIDHSELEPLKEMTEKICN